One Phaseolus vulgaris cultivar G19833 chromosome 2, P. vulgaris v2.0, whole genome shotgun sequence DNA window includes the following coding sequences:
- the LOC137810071 gene encoding probable indole-3-acetic acid-amido synthetase GH3.1, with protein MTVQSDSLSLPRDQKGQDPLHLIEDLTMNTDAYQEEILCKILTQNANSEYLKRFGLNAATDRHTFKSKVPVVTYEDLRPDIERIANGDRSPILCAHPISEFLTSSGTSAGERKLMPTIDEDMDRRQFLYSMQMPVMNQFVSDLDKGKALHFLFVKAESKTPGGLLARPVLTSYYNSQQFKKRPFDPYNVLTSPNEAILCPDSFQSMYTQMLCGLIMRHEVLRVGAVFASGLLRAIRFLQLNWDQLAQDIHTGTLNPKVTDPSIRECMSKILKPDPELATFIKNECSGENWERIIVRIWPNTKYLEVIVTGAMAQYIPTLDYYSGGLPKPCTMYASSECFFGLNLKPMSEPSDVSYTILPNMGYFEFLPHDDDSHVTLSRDSPPRLVDLADVELGKFYELIITTYSGLYRYRVGDILQVTGFHNSDPQFRFVRRKNVLLSIDSDKTDEAELQKAIENASELLKEFKTSVVEYTSFADTKSIPGHYVIYWELLMKDTSHSPTSDVLNQCCLVMEESLNSVYRQGRVADNSIGPLEIRVVENGTFEELMDYAISRGASINQYKVPRCVNFAPIMELLDSRVVSFHFSPAAPHWTPERRS; from the exons ATGACCGTTCAATCCGATTCCCTCTCCCTACCTCGTGACCAGAAGGGCCAAGACCCTCTTCACCTCATCGAGGACTTAACCATGAACACTGACGCTTACCAGGAGGAAATCCTTTGCAAGATTCTTACCCAAAACGCCAACTCAGAGTACCTCAAACGCTTCGGACTCAACGCTGCCACCGACCGCCACACGTTCAAGTCCAAGGTTCCTGTCGTCACCTACGAAGATCTGCGGCCTGATATCGAACGCATTGCCAACGGTGACCGCTCTCCCATCTTGTGCGCTCACCCCATCTCTGAGTTTCTCACAAG TTCTGGAACGTCTGCTGGCGAGAGAAAGTTGATGCCGACCATTGATGAAGACATGGATCGTCGTCAGTTCCTGTACAGCATGCAGATGCCAGTGATGAATCA ATTCGTTTCCGATTTGGACAAAGGCAAGGCGCTTCACTTTCTGTTCGTGAAAGCGGAGAGCAAGACACCCGGCGGGTTACTGGCGCGTCCAGTGCTGACCAGCTACTACAACAGCCAGCAATTCAAGAAAAGACCATTTGACCCTTACAACGTCCTTACCAGCCCCAACGAGGCCATCCTTTGCCCTGATTCCTTCCAGAGCATGTACACTCAGATGCTGTGTGGCCTTATCATGCGCCATGAGGTTCTCCGTGTAGGAGCTGTTTTCGCCTCTGGCCTTCTCCGAGCCATAAGATTCCTGCAGCTCAATTGGGATCAATTGGCCCAGGATATCCACACCGGAACCCTAAACCCCAAGGTCACTGACCCTTCCATCAGGGAATGCATGTCCAAGATTTTAAAACCCGACCCTGAACTCGCCACTTTCATAAAAAATGAATGCTCCGGAGAAAACTGGGAACGTATAATCGTGAGGATTTGGCCCAACACAAAGTATCTTGAGGTTATAGTCACGGGTGCCATGGCTCAGTACATTCCAACTCTCGATTACTACAGTGGAGGCCTACCCAAACCTTGTACCATGTACGCTTCCTCCGAGTGTTTTTTCGGCCTTAACCTTAAACCCATGTCCGAACCCTCTGATGTCTCTTACACCATACTGCCAAACATGGGTTACTTCGAGTTCTTACCCCATGATGATGACTCTCATGTTACTCTCTCCAGGGACTCACCTCCTCGCCTGGTGGATCTAGCAGACGTGGAACTTGGTAAGTTCTATGAACTCATTATCACCACCTATTCAGGTCTTTACCGTTACAGAGTGGGTGACATACTTCAAGTAACCGGCTTCCACAATTCGGACCCACAATTCCGCTTCGTGAGGCGTAAGAACGTTTTGTTGAGCATTGACTCCGACAAAACAGACGAAGCGGAGCTGCAGAAGGCCATTGAGAATGCCTCGGAGCTGTTGAAGGAGTTCAAGACCAGCGTGGTGGAGTACACGAGCTTCGCTGACACCAAATCCATTCCGGGGCATTACGTGATTTACTGGGAGCTGTTGATGAAAGACACATCTCACTCTCCCACGAGCGATGTGCTGAACCAGTGCTGCCTGGTGATGGAAGAGTCGCTGAATTCAGTGTACAGACAAGGGAGGGTTGCGGATAACTCCATTGGGCCGTTGGAGATACGTGTGGTGGAGAATGGAACGTTTGAGGAGTTGATGGACTACGCCATCTCGCGTGGAGCGTCGATTAACCAGTACAAAGTGCCAAGATGCGTGAACTTCGCGCCCATAATGGAACTACTCGATTCCAGGGTGGTCTCTTTTCATTTTAGCCCTGCTGCACCGCACTGGACCCCAGAACGTCGTAGTTAA